Proteins co-encoded in one Gossypium arboreum isolate Shixiya-1 chromosome 11, ASM2569848v2, whole genome shotgun sequence genomic window:
- the LOC108478835 gene encoding receptor-like cytosolic serine/threonine-protein kinase RBK1 has translation MAMEVEETVKGTEEENPEIESNHQLPRDKGNETEEKSPEIESNQPPRGVLENPELGSDSANSVTPTRTTSKGGGPVLQKWADSFQWKSVIGSIKRKSARSISVIPLLTKLSKRHCSYGDEELDCMPLLKASWKNFSYLELANATDNFSPENLLGRGGHALVYKGHLSDGQIVAVKKMVSNGDDEDLAGNFLTELGIIAHINHPNAAHLIGFSVDCGLHLVLEFSPFGSLTSMLFYSKQCLDWKTRFKVAVGISEGLKYLHHDCHRRIIHRDITASNILLTEDYEAQISDFGLAKWLPDKWAHHIVHPIEGTFGYLAPEYFMHGIVDEKTDVFAFGVLLLEIVTGRRAVDKSKQSLVIWAKPFLESNQVKELVDPRLKDDYNPSEVQRILITASMCLSHLPTNRPTMTKVVRMLKNEDGPIEFHQISCGRKAVIFDGHDLKDSSCKNYLYTMRPT, from the exons ATGGCTATGGAAGTAGAAG AGACAGTTAAAGGAACAGAAGAAGAAAACCcagaaattgaatcaaatcaccAACTACCAAGAG ACAAGGGAAATGAAACAGAAGAAAAAAGCCcagaaattgaatcaaatcaaccGCCAAGAGGTGTGTTGGAGAATCCTGAACTGGGATCAGACTCCGCCAACAGCGTCACCCCCACAAGGACCACCAGCAAGGGTGGCGGCCCAGTTTTGCAAAAATGGGCCGATAGTTTTCAGTGGAAGAGTGTAATCGGATCAATTAAGAGGAAATCAGCCAGAAGTATATCTGTGATTCCTTTGCTAACAAAACTTTCAAAACGCCATTGCTCTTACGGAGATGAAGAGCTTGATTGCATGCCATTGCTTAAAGCTTCATGGAAGAACTTTTCTTACTTAGAGCTTGCTAATGCTACTGATAATTTCAGCCCTG AGAATTTGCTCGGAAGGGGAGGCCATGCATTAGTATACAAAGGGCATTTATCTGATGGTCAAATTGTTGCGGTGAAGAAGATGGTGAGTAATGGTGACGATGAGGATCTAGCTGGAAATTTCTTGACGGAGCTTGGGATTATTGCTCACATCAATCACCCGAATGCAGCTCACTTGATCGGATTCAGTGTTGATTGCGGCTTACATTTAGTCCTTGAGTTTTCCCCTTTTGGCAGCCTTACTTCCATGCTTTTTT ATTCAAAACAGTGTTTAGATTGGAAAACAAGGTTTAAGGTTGCTGTTGGCATATCAGAAGGATTGAAATATCTCCATCATGACTGCCATCGGCGGATTATACACCGTGACATCACTGCTTCGAACATATTGCTAACTGAAGATTACGAAGCTCAG ATTTCAGATTTCGGTCTCGCAAAATGGCTTCCAGACAAATGGGCTCACCATATTGTTCATCCCATTGAAGGAACATTCGG TTATCTAGCTCCAGAGTATTTTATGCACGGGATCGTTGATGAAAAGACCGATGTTTTCGCATTTGGAGTTCTATTACTGGAGATAGTAACAGGTCGCCGTGCAGTTGACAAGTCCAAACAAAGTCTTGTAATATGG GCAAAACCATTTCTGGAATCAAATCAAGTAAAGGAATTGGTCGATCCTCGGCTCAAAGATGATTATAATCCGAGCGAAGTGCAACGAATATTGATTACAGCTTCAATGTGCTTAAGTCACTTACCCACCAACCGTCCAACCATGACAAAG GTTGTAAGGATGCTTAAGAACGAAGATGGTCCAATTGAGTTTCACCAAATATCTTGTGGAAGGAAAGCAGTGATTTTTGACGGCCATGATTTGAAAGATTCTAGTTGTAAAAACTATCTATATACAATGCGTCCAACATAA
- the LOC108477375 gene encoding uncharacterized protein LOC108477375 has translation MATDIIIQTAILLLTVAIVFAVQYVPKQTLTKHRTDHRTTTQTQRHLSRATQLLRRAKSNPQKDQSQTLAKTAITEIEKALSLFPKDPTPYILKSLALDLLGHKGSALRSLDLALAFPRVKSLSEKERVEALVRRAELKLAVNKRRRIDSAVTDLEEAVKVSDKEGEIKTKAFCLLGVCYELKGMREESRKAFVEALKLEPASTLARQGLERVSLS, from the coding sequence ATGGCGACGGACATTATTATCCAGACGGCAATTTTGTTATTAACAGTCGCTATTGTCTTCGCAGTTCAATACGTTCCCAAACAAACCTTAACCAAGCACCGAACCGACCATCGAACCACGACCCAAACCCAACGCCATCTCAGCCGAGCCACCCAATTGCTTCGTCGAGCCAAATCCAACCCTCAGAAAGACCAATCTCAAACCCTAGCTAAAACCGCCATAACCGAAATCGAAAAAGCCCTTTCTCTTTTCCCAAAAGACCCAACTCCTTACATTCTCAAATCCCTAGCTCTCGACTTATTGGGCCACAAGGGATCCGCTCTCAGATCGCTCGATTTGGCGTTGGCTTTCCCCCGCGTGAAGTCTCTGTCGGAGAAGGAACGTGTGGAGGCGCTGGTGAGGAGGGCAGAGTTGAAGTTGGCGGTTAATAAGAGAAGGCGAATTGACTCGGCCGTTACGGATTTGGAGGAGGCAGTTAAGGTGAGTGATAAAGAGGGTGAGATCAAAACGAAGGCGTTTTGTTTGTTGGGGGTTTGTTATGAGTTAAAAGGGATGAGGGAAGAATCTAGGAAGGCTTTCGTAGAGGCGCTTAAGCTGGAGCCTGCCTCTACCCTCGCTCGCCAGGGTTTGGAACGGGTGAGTTTGTCATGA
- the LOC108477764 gene encoding abrin-b-like, which translates to MKAWIVLLLAVLAFMVEPRCCIAAKENEQKLKIYTVKFTTKGADRTSYQMFIKDLQNALTVRADRSGDIPVLPPRSAEPSDPQQYLLVKLSNGYQTVTLALDVSDVYILGYQPGGSGNSYFFSNVPNNVRNILFPNTQNLSLPFTCNYGALETAAGAYRREIPLGIGELRQHVDNMNHMQPSSYRRPIARALIVCIQMISEAVRLRNIQQELLTIAEPRHDGTYNVFFPDGLVMEYETSWEDISTAIQSATDGIFRTAVRLVYDGQELVLSTVRQVIFTIAIMPLRCRRNTGALLQILRMPTSTSSSGFSPLLPVGTRSTDLEDNDRTCEKDLAPTSHIIGLDGFCVDVYQGSYHNGNKIVLSECLKNQAGQLWTLKTDDNTIRSGGKCLTTYGYSLKDYVMIYDCETAVPDATKWEIRRDGNIRNPKSGLVLTASRYSSTMINLVVDRNIYSSTQAWFVSNNTKPTVTTIVGYNGLCLLASRSRVWLEKCVKNDDEQLWAIYPDGTIRPKKNRNACLKCAYPGGYSVTVGTCEGWVEERWQFQSDGTVLHVVNEQVMDVKDTSSSLPEITVNDYNSQRLSQIWFQVQP; encoded by the coding sequence ATGAAGGCGTGGATTGTCCTACTGTTGGCGGTTTTGGCATTCATGGTGGAACCACGATGCTGCATCGCTGCCAAAGAAAATGAACAGAAGCTCAAAATTTACACGGTGAAATTCACTACTAAGGGTGCTGACAGGACGTCGTATCAGATGTTTATTAAAGATCTGCAAAATGCATTGACAGTCCGTGCAGATCGAAGTGGAGACATACCAGTGTTGCCTCCCCGATCTGCGGAACCTTCTGATCCCCAACAATATCTTCTGGTCAAACTCTCAAATGGATACCAAACCGTCACATTAGCCTTGGATGTCAGTGACGTGTATATCTTGGGTTATCAACCAGGTGGAAGTGGAAACTCCTACTTCTTTAGTAACGTTCCCAATAACGTACGCAATATTTTGTTCCCAAACACTCAAAACCTGTCTCTTCCATTTACTTGCAACTATGGGGCACTTGAAACTGCTGCAGGAGCGTACAGAAGGGAAATCCCTTTGGGAATTGGTGAGCTGCGCCAACATGTTGATAACATGAATCATATGCAGCCTAGTTCTTATCGTCGCCCCATTGCAAGAGCCCTTATAGTTTGTATCCAGATGATCTCGGAAGCTGTGAGATTGAGGAACATCCAACAGGAACTGCTTACAATTGCAGAGCCTCGTCATGATGGAACTTACAATGTGTTTTTTCCAGATGGTTTAGTGATGGAGTATGAAACTAGCTGGGAAGACATATCCACCGCCATCCAATCTGCAACAGATGGAATCTTCAGAACAGCAGTCCGTTTGGTATATGATGGTCAAGAATTAGTTTTGAGCACCGTGAGGCAAGTGATTTTCACCATTGCAATAATGCCGTTACGATGCAGAAGAAACACAGGGGCTCTTCTGCAGATTTTGCGCATGCCAACATCAACGTCGTCATCTGGGTTTTCCCCTTTGTTGCCTGTGGGTACGAGGTCCACTGACCTGGAAGACAATGACCGCACCTGTGAAAAAGATCTAGCACCAACCTCGCATATTATTGGTCTAGATGGTTTTTGTGTTGATGTATACCAAGGAAGCTACCACAATGGAAACAAAATAGTTTTATCAGAATGTTTGAAGAATCAGGCCGGTCAATTGTGGACGCTGAAAACAGATGATAACACAATTCGATCCGGTGGAAAATGCCTAACCACTTACGGATACAGCCTAAAGGactatgtgatgatctatgattgCGAGACAGCTGTCCCTGATGCTACCAAATGGGAAATCCGGAGAGATGGAAACATAAGAAATCCCAAATCGGGGCTAGTTTTAACGGCAAGTAGATATAGCTCAACCATGATTAATCTGGTTGTAGATCGCAATATTTATAGTTCTACACAAGCTTGGTTTGTCAGCAATAACACGAAACCAACAGTGACCACCATTGTTGGTTACAATGGTTTGTGCTTGCTTGCAAGTAGAAGTCGAGTGTGGTTAGAGAAGTGCGTGAAAAACGATGATGAACAACTTTGGGCTATATATCCAGATGGGACCATCAGGCCTAAAAAGAACCGAAACGCGTGTCTCAAGTGTGCATATCCAGGAGGGTACTCAGTCACCGTAGGAACTTGCGAAGGATGGGTAGAGGAACGATGGCAATTTCAAAGCGATGGCACCGTTCTGCATGTGGTGAATGAACAGGTGATGGATGTGAAAGATACTAGCTCCTCTCTTCCTGAGATTACGGTCAATGACTACAACTCTCAGCGCCTTAGCCAAATTTGGTTTCAAGTGCAACCATGA